In Crinalium epipsammum PCC 9333, the following are encoded in one genomic region:
- the katG gene encoding catalase/peroxidase HPI, with protein MSSDNGCPFTGTGQKHQPRHKPGNRDWWPNYLNLSILHQHSPKANPMGEAFNYASEFKSLDLDAVRKDIFDLMTTSQDWWPADYGHYGPLFIRMAWHSAGTYRIGDGRGGAGVGSQRFEPLNSWPDNANLDKARMLLWPIKQKYGNKISWADLMVFAGNCALESMGFKTLGFAGGRVDVWEPEEDIYWGSEKTWLGNERYEDDRVLLNPLAAVQMGLIYVNPEGPDGEPDPVGSGRDIRETFGRMAMNDTETVALVAGGHTFGKCHGAGEATHVGADPGGATIIDQGLGWKNAFNTGVGVDAITSGIEGAWTPTPTQWDNSYLDTLFKYDWELTKSPAGAWQWQPKNGAGADTVPDAHDPSKRHAPMMTTADMAMRLDPMYEPISRHYYENPDEFAEEFAKAWFKLTHRDMGPRSRYLGSEVPSEEFLWQDPVPAVDHELIDEQDIAALKGKILASGLSVSQLVSTAWASASTFRCSDMRGGANGARIRLAPQKDWEVNQPTQLATVLQTLEGIQQEFNSSQSGGKRVSLADLIVLGGCAGVEQAAKNAGHDVTVPFKPGRTDALPEKTDVESFAVLEPTADGFRNYTSGKHSESLEELLVDRAQLLSLSAPQMTALVGGLRVLGANFGGFKHGVFTHHPETLTNDFFVNLLDLGTTWKATSEDEYEFEGSDRKTGELKWTATRVDLIFGSNSQLRALAEVYGCVDSQQKFVHDFVAAWDKVMNLDRYDLA; from the coding sequence ATGAGCAGCGATAATGGATGCCCGTTTACAGGCACAGGTCAGAAACATCAGCCTCGTCATAAGCCGGGGAACCGAGACTGGTGGCCGAATTATTTGAATCTGAGTATCCTCCACCAGCACTCACCAAAAGCCAATCCTATGGGTGAGGCGTTCAATTACGCATCAGAGTTCAAAAGTCTGGACTTAGATGCCGTGAGGAAAGATATCTTCGACCTGATGACCACTTCTCAGGACTGGTGGCCAGCCGACTACGGTCATTATGGGCCGCTCTTCATCCGAATGGCATGGCATAGTGCAGGCACGTATCGTATTGGCGACGGTCGCGGCGGCGCGGGTGTGGGTAGCCAAAGGTTTGAGCCGCTCAACAGTTGGCCTGACAATGCCAACCTCGATAAGGCGCGTATGTTACTTTGGCCAATCAAGCAGAAATACGGCAATAAAATCTCGTGGGCAGACCTCATGGTTTTCGCTGGTAACTGCGCCTTGGAGTCAATGGGCTTCAAAACGTTAGGTTTTGCTGGCGGGCGCGTGGATGTCTGGGAGCCAGAGGAAGATATCTACTGGGGTTCTGAGAAAACTTGGCTCGGCAATGAGCGTTACGAAGACGATCGGGTGCTGCTGAATCCCCTCGCCGCCGTTCAGATGGGGCTAATTTACGTCAACCCAGAAGGGCCGGACGGCGAACCAGATCCCGTTGGATCAGGGCGCGACATTCGCGAGACATTTGGTCGGATGGCGATGAACGATACAGAAACAGTCGCGCTTGTTGCTGGTGGGCATACCTTTGGCAAGTGTCACGGTGCGGGCGAGGCAACGCACGTAGGGGCTGATCCTGGGGGTGCTACCATCATCGATCAGGGTCTCGGCTGGAAGAACGCCTTCAACACGGGTGTCGGTGTCGATGCGATCACTAGCGGTATTGAAGGCGCATGGACTCCAACTCCGACGCAGTGGGATAACAGCTATCTCGACACTTTGTTCAAATATGACTGGGAACTGACAAAGAGTCCCGCAGGTGCGTGGCAATGGCAGCCTAAGAACGGCGCGGGCGCGGATACTGTACCCGACGCGCACGATCCCTCGAAACGGCACGCCCCCATGATGACTACGGCAGACATGGCTATGAGGCTAGACCCCATGTACGAGCCGATTTCGCGGCATTACTATGAAAACCCGGATGAATTCGCAGAGGAGTTTGCTAAGGCATGGTTTAAGCTAACGCATCGCGACATGGGACCGCGATCGCGCTATCTTGGCTCCGAGGTTCCATCGGAAGAGTTCTTGTGGCAAGATCCCGTCCCCGCAGTCGATCATGAATTGATTGATGAGCAGGATATTGCCGCTCTCAAAGGCAAAATTCTGGCATCGGGGCTGTCTGTCTCCCAACTCGTTTCGACTGCTTGGGCATCGGCATCAACGTTTCGTTGCTCTGATATGCGTGGTGGAGCGAATGGGGCGCGTATTCGTCTTGCACCTCAGAAGGATTGGGAAGTCAACCAGCCAACTCAACTGGCAACGGTGCTGCAAACCCTAGAGGGAATCCAACAAGAGTTCAACAGTTCGCAGTCTGGCGGGAAGCGGGTTTCGCTCGCTGACTTAATCGTTCTGGGCGGATGTGCAGGGGTTGAACAAGCGGCGAAAAATGCTGGTCACGACGTGACGGTTCCCTTCAAACCAGGGCGCACGGATGCGTTGCCAGAGAAAACGGATGTAGAATCTTTCGCAGTGCTTGAGCCAACCGCAGACGGGTTCCGCAACTACACTAGCGGCAAACACAGCGAATCGCTTGAGGAGTTGCTGGTTGATCGGGCGCAGTTGCTGTCCCTGTCAGCCCCTCAGATGACGGCTCTCGTGGGCGGTTTGCGCGTCTTGGGTGCGAACTTTGGAGGGTTCAAACATGGCGTTTTTACCCATCACCCAGAAACATTGACCAATGACTTCTTCGTGAACCTGCTCGACCTTGGTACGACGTGGAAGGCGACCTCTGAAGATGAATATGAGTTTGAGGGGAGCGATCGCAAAACCGGAGAACTCAAGTGGACTGCTACCCGTGTTGACCTCATCTTCGGCTCAAACTCTCAGCTTCGCGCCCTCGCGGAAGTCTACGGGTGTGTGGACTCGCAGCAGAAGTTTGTACATGACTTTGTGGCGGCGTGGGACAAGGTGATGAACCTCGATCGCTATGACCTTGCCTAG
- a CDS encoding metallophosphoesterase produces MNRRRLLRLIAGAGLGWCILEPWVLEPYWLKIKRLNVSGTKASHRLVHITDIHYKGNRSYLEKVVEVVNTLSPDFVCFSGDLVEDAAYLNEALDTLSSLKYPVYGVPGNHDYWSGASFSQIAQFFSSTGGAWLLDRDILTKDSRIQIIGATGDRLQLPPLQQNIKHLLLVHYPLFVKEVEELYNRGSFDLVLAGHSHGGQVRLPLWGAIIVPNRVGYYDHGLFQTKIGSLYVNSGIGTFFLPIRFFCRPEISLIEI; encoded by the coding sequence ATGAACCGTCGGAGGTTGTTAAGACTAATTGCAGGCGCAGGTCTTGGGTGGTGCATACTTGAACCTTGGGTTTTAGAACCTTATTGGCTCAAGATTAAAAGGCTTAATGTCAGTGGAACAAAAGCAAGTCACCGCCTTGTTCACATCACAGACATTCACTACAAGGGAAATCGATCTTATTTAGAGAAAGTTGTAGAGGTTGTAAATACTTTGTCACCTGACTTCGTGTGTTTTTCCGGTGACTTGGTAGAGGATGCAGCCTATCTCAATGAAGCTCTTGATACGTTAAGTTCACTTAAATATCCAGTCTATGGTGTTCCAGGTAATCATGATTACTGGAGTGGTGCTTCATTTAGTCAGATCGCTCAGTTCTTTTCATCTACGGGTGGAGCTTGGCTGCTAGATCGAGATATCTTAACTAAGGATAGTCGCATTCAAATTATTGGGGCAACGGGCGATCGACTCCAACTACCTCCACTTCAACAAAATATTAAGCACTTACTGTTAGTACATTATCCTTTGTTTGTCAAGGAAGTTGAAGAATTGTACAATAGAGGGTCTTTTGACCTAGTTTTAGCAGGTCATTCTCATGGAGGACAGGTTCGCCTCCCACTTTGGGGTGCAATAATTGTACCTAATCGCGTAGGCTACTACGATCATGGTCTTTTTCAAACTAAAATTGGTTCTTTGTACGTTAATTCAGGAATTGGCACGTTTTTTCTGCCAATTCGCTTTTTTTGTCGTCCTGAGATTAGCTTGATTGAAATTTAA
- the ileS gene encoding isoleucine--tRNA ligase, with protein sequence MRANAVKREPEIQKFWAEEQIYERLSQNNPGELFVLHDGPPYANGALHIGHALNKILKDIINKYQLLKGRKVRYVPGWDCHGLPIELKVLQNMKQQERQELTPLTLRRKAKEFALKTVDEQRQGFKRYGVWGDWDNPYLTLKPSYEAAQIGVFGQMVLKGYIYRGLKPVHWSPSSKTALAEAELEYPEGHISRSLYVAFPVTKLGDAVNESLQQFLPNLSVAIWTTTPWTIPANLAVSVNPELKYAVVAVEGEQSNYLIVAADLVETLSETLGKNFQVKATVVGKDLENTTYRHPLFDRESPVVIGGDYVTTESGTGLVHTAPGHGQEDYLVGQRYGLPILSPVDADGNFTEEAGQFAGLNVLGEGNTAVITALTEVGALLKEEAYSHKYPYDWRTKKPTIYRATEQWFASVEGFRDEALSAIASVKWIPSQGENRITPMVSERSDWCISRQRSWGVPIPVFYDEATGEPLLNQETINYAQAIIAEKGSDAWWELSVEELLPESYRNNGKSYRKGTDTMDVWFDSGSSWAGVLQEREELKYPADIYLEGSDQHRGWFQSSLLTSVATNGYAPYKTVLTHGFTLDEQGRKMSKSVGNVIDPAIVIEGGKNQKEEPPYGADVLRLWVSSVDYSSDVSISKSILKQMGDVRGKIRNTARYLLGSLHDFDPAKDAVPYEQLPELDRYLLHRMTEVFKDVTEAFDSYQFFRFFQTVQNFCVVDLSNFYLDIAKDRLYISAENSLRRRSCQTVMAIALENLAKAIAPVLSHMAEDIWQYIPYATPCKSVFEAGWVNLEEEWHKPELTQPWQMLRQVRTDVNKVLEQARAEKMIGSSLESKVLLYIPNVDQRQLLQQLNPEAGNGVDELRYLFLSSQVELLDSVEALQDMQYKMQGDNLSVGIVKADGEKCDRCWNYSTQVGKIAEHPVICERCVAALSDRF encoded by the coding sequence ATGCGGGCGAATGCTGTCAAGCGAGAACCAGAGATCCAAAAGTTTTGGGCAGAAGAACAGATTTATGAACGACTGTCGCAGAATAACCCAGGTGAACTTTTTGTATTGCATGATGGCCCTCCGTATGCAAACGGGGCGTTACATATTGGTCATGCGCTGAATAAAATTCTTAAAGACATTATTAATAAGTACCAACTGCTCAAAGGTCGCAAAGTGCGTTACGTTCCTGGTTGGGACTGTCACGGGTTGCCAATTGAGCTAAAAGTTCTTCAGAATATGAAGCAGCAGGAACGGCAAGAGTTAACGCCGTTAACACTGCGACGCAAGGCGAAAGAATTTGCTCTGAAAACTGTAGATGAGCAACGTCAAGGTTTTAAGCGTTATGGGGTTTGGGGTGATTGGGATAACCCTTATTTAACTTTGAAACCAAGCTATGAAGCGGCTCAAATTGGTGTATTTGGGCAAATGGTTCTTAAAGGTTATATTTATCGTGGTTTGAAACCTGTTCACTGGAGTCCTAGTTCTAAAACAGCTTTGGCTGAAGCTGAGTTGGAATATCCAGAAGGGCATATTTCACGCAGTTTGTATGTGGCATTTCCAGTAACTAAGCTAGGGGATGCTGTAAATGAAAGCTTGCAGCAGTTTTTACCTAATCTTAGTGTTGCTATCTGGACAACTACACCTTGGACTATTCCAGCTAATTTGGCGGTGAGTGTTAACCCTGAACTTAAATATGCGGTAGTTGCAGTAGAAGGGGAACAATCAAACTATTTAATAGTTGCAGCAGATTTAGTAGAAACACTGTCGGAAACTTTAGGGAAAAATTTCCAAGTTAAGGCTACTGTTGTTGGTAAGGATTTAGAAAATACTACTTACCGTCACCCCTTATTCGATCGCGAAAGTCCGGTTGTAATTGGTGGTGATTATGTTACTACTGAATCTGGGACAGGTTTAGTTCATACTGCGCCTGGTCATGGTCAAGAAGACTATTTAGTAGGTCAACGTTATGGTTTACCTATTCTTTCTCCTGTAGATGCAGATGGTAACTTTACTGAAGAAGCAGGTCAGTTTGCAGGGTTAAATGTTTTAGGTGAAGGTAATACAGCAGTAATTACTGCTTTAACAGAAGTTGGTGCTTTGTTGAAGGAAGAAGCGTATAGTCACAAGTATCCTTATGACTGGCGCACGAAGAAACCCACTATATATAGAGCCACTGAACAATGGTTTGCTTCTGTGGAAGGATTTAGAGATGAGGCGTTAAGTGCGATCGCATCTGTAAAATGGATTCCATCACAAGGCGAAAACCGCATCACACCAATGGTTTCAGAGCGTTCTGATTGGTGTATCTCTCGTCAACGTAGTTGGGGTGTTCCTATCCCTGTATTCTATGACGAAGCAACAGGGGAACCTCTGCTGAATCAAGAAACGATCAACTACGCGCAAGCAATTATTGCTGAAAAAGGTTCTGATGCTTGGTGGGAATTATCAGTAGAGGAATTATTGCCAGAATCTTATCGTAATAACGGCAAGTCATACCGCAAAGGTACTGATACGATGGATGTTTGGTTTGATTCTGGTTCTTCTTGGGCGGGAGTTCTTCAGGAACGAGAGGAATTAAAATATCCTGCTGATATATATTTGGAAGGATCGGATCAGCATCGTGGTTGGTTCCAATCAAGTTTGTTAACCAGTGTCGCGACTAATGGTTACGCGCCGTATAAAACTGTATTAACTCACGGCTTTACTCTGGATGAACAGGGACGCAAGATGAGTAAATCGGTGGGAAATGTGATCGATCCTGCAATTGTAATTGAAGGTGGTAAAAATCAGAAGGAAGAACCGCCTTATGGTGCTGATGTCTTGCGTTTGTGGGTATCTTCTGTAGATTATTCTTCGGATGTTTCTATTAGTAAGAGCATCTTGAAGCAAATGGGGGATGTGCGGGGTAAAATTCGTAATACTGCCCGTTATTTGTTGGGTAGTTTACACGATTTCGATCCGGCTAAAGATGCGGTTCCTTATGAGCAATTACCGGAACTGGATCGCTATCTGTTGCACCGCATGACTGAGGTGTTTAAGGATGTAACGGAAGCTTTTGATAGTTATCAGTTTTTCCGCTTTTTTCAAACTGTGCAGAATTTCTGTGTGGTGGATTTATCTAATTTCTATTTAGATATTGCCAAGGATCGGTTGTATATCAGTGCTGAGAATTCTTTGCGTCGTCGCAGTTGTCAGACGGTGATGGCGATCGCACTGGAAAACTTGGCGAAAGCGATCGCACCTGTTTTATCTCACATGGCAGAGGATATCTGGCAATATATCCCCTACGCAACACCTTGTAAATCTGTGTTTGAAGCTGGTTGGGTGAATTTAGAGGAAGAATGGCATAAACCAGAACTAACACAACCTTGGCAGATGTTGCGACAAGTTCGCACAGATGTTAATAAAGTGTTAGAGCAAGCTAGAGCAGAAAAAATGATTGGTTCTTCCCTAGAATCGAAGGTATTGCTCTATATTCCTAATGTTGATCAGCGTCAGTTGTTGCAACAACTCAACCCTGAAGCTGGTAATGGTGTAGATGAGTTGCGTTATCTATTTTTATCTTCTCAGGTAGAGTTACTAGACTCAGTTGAGGCGTTGCAGGATATGCAATATAAAATGCAAGGCGATAACTTAAGTGTGGGTATAGTTAAGGCTGATGGGGAGAAGTGCGATCGCTGTTGGAACTATTCAACTCAAGTAGGTAAAATTGCAGAACATCCCGTTATCTGTGAGCGGTGTGTTGCTGCTTTAAGCGATCGTTTTTAA
- a CDS encoding cupin domain-containing protein, producing MTLSRIFNNAEFIQIADGEPVRSVVTESPDAIVVMWYLLPGQQISPHIHPSGQDTWILLSGSGEYIVDAEGTTTPISSGQVVVAHTGQVHGVVNSGNKPLQFVSVVAPQNAGFEPL from the coding sequence ATGACGTTATCTCGTATTTTTAATAATGCCGAATTCATTCAAATTGCAGACGGCGAACCTGTAAGATCTGTAGTTACAGAGTCACCCGATGCTATCGTTGTGATGTGGTATCTTTTGCCTGGTCAACAGATTAGCCCACATATTCATCCTTCTGGGCAGGATACTTGGATATTATTGTCTGGTAGTGGTGAATACATTGTTGATGCTGAGGGGACAACAACGCCTATTTCGTCAGGACAAGTTGTGGTGGCGCATACAGGACAGGTTCATGGAGTGGTTAATAGCGGTAATAAACCACTCCAGTTTGTGTCAGTTGTTGCACCACAAAATGCTGGATTTGAACCTTTATAA
- a CDS encoding RNA-guided endonuclease InsQ/TnpB family protein gives MIVTRRVTFRLYPNKSQEVKLHYWRRLHKDLYNACLYQRKTEYKRFGNSVSYYDQQNLLPEFKECWTEYKELGSQALQATVKRVDFAYQRFLKGVGGYPKFKSARDYRGWTYPATSGWSSHTTGDNGYLELSNLGQIQMRGKARTWGNPTTLTISWKQGKWYASITVNCEPVRETSSGAVGLDFGTYHAIACSDETIIDNPRFLGNTQHKIKEASKKLRRKRAPNCKKKIKASLRWRKNRKKISKLQNKVTNQREDWQHKVAAQIVSRNSLVATEKLNVKGMTRKAKKGSKRKHQKAGLNRSLLDVGISNITSLIKYKLSECNGVFVDVPLNIAPSQTCPKCGNKKKKELSERVHNCSNCNFVADRDVAAAMVMLNYARGLERASTNADAEPLSITTQDCVGFRKVQQLKRKKPKDVA, from the coding sequence ATGATAGTAACACGCAGAGTCACATTTCGCTTATATCCAAATAAGTCCCAAGAGGTAAAGTTGCACTATTGGCGACGACTTCATAAGGATTTATATAATGCCTGTCTTTATCAAAGAAAGACAGAGTATAAGCGTTTTGGTAATTCTGTTAGTTACTACGATCAGCAGAACCTTTTACCTGAATTTAAGGAGTGTTGGACTGAGTATAAAGAGCTAGGAAGTCAGGCGTTACAAGCAACAGTAAAAAGAGTTGATTTTGCCTACCAAAGATTCCTAAAAGGTGTAGGTGGATACCCTAAATTCAAGTCCGCACGTGATTATCGTGGGTGGACTTATCCCGCAACAAGTGGATGGTCTTCACACACTACAGGGGATAACGGTTATTTGGAGTTGTCTAACTTAGGACAAATTCAGATGCGTGGTAAGGCTAGAACTTGGGGCAATCCTACCACCTTAACTATTAGCTGGAAACAGGGAAAATGGTATGCGTCAATCACTGTAAATTGTGAACCAGTTAGGGAAACGAGCAGTGGTGCTGTCGGCTTAGATTTTGGGACTTATCACGCAATTGCTTGTAGTGATGAAACAATAATTGATAATCCGAGATTCTTAGGTAATACTCAGCATAAAATCAAAGAAGCATCTAAAAAATTACGACGCAAACGTGCGCCTAATTGCAAGAAGAAGATTAAAGCGTCTTTACGTTGGAGAAAAAACCGGAAAAAGATAAGTAAACTCCAGAACAAAGTAACCAATCAGAGAGAAGATTGGCAACACAAAGTCGCTGCACAGATAGTAAGCCGTAATAGCCTGGTAGCGACAGAGAAGTTAAACGTCAAAGGGATGACTCGTAAAGCAAAAAAAGGCAGCAAAAGAAAACATCAAAAAGCCGGATTAAATCGGTCATTGCTAGATGTTGGGATTAGCAATATAACTTCACTAATCAAGTATAAATTGAGTGAATGTAATGGGGTATTTGTTGATGTACCTCTCAATATTGCTCCCTCTCAAACTTGCCCTAAATGTGGTAATAAAAAGAAAAAAGAGTTATCCGAACGAGTGCATAATTGCTCAAACTGTAATTTTGTTGCGGACAGAGATGTTGCAGCAGCGATGGTAATGCTAAATTATGCAAGGGGTTTGGAACGAGCCTCTACAAACGCGGATGCCGAACCGCTTTCTATAACCACACAGGATTGTGTAGGTTTTAGGAAAGTTCAGCAGTTGAAGCGTAAGAAACCAAAGGACGTAGCGTAG
- a CDS encoding ParA family protein gives MALIIAIVNMKGGVGKTTLSVNLATCLARYQNKRVLVVDLDTQISATLSLMPPHDFAKIRKERRTLRHLVHKTINPNLNTKLTIQDIICRYVGTVKGLDLLPGDIDLYDEFLVSEMLHEKALKEGRTDFSEVWKEFEKDLIKSILEPVMNDYDFIIMDCAPGYNLITRSGIMACNFYVLPARPEPLSVVGIQLLERRIAKLKESHEIDTKAINLKLLGIVFIMSGGLIGRYYNQVIQRVNEDFTPVQLFKTRIPQDVNVSKAVDSFLPVVLASPSTSGSKAFFKLTQEFLYKLQIYGSLYEASKTKMNLSKLD, from the coding sequence ATGGCATTGATCATTGCAATTGTAAATATGAAAGGCGGTGTCGGTAAAACGACACTCTCAGTTAACCTAGCAACTTGTTTAGCCAGATATCAAAATAAACGGGTTCTAGTTGTTGACTTAGACACCCAGATCAGTGCCACTCTTAGTTTAATGCCGCCCCATGACTTTGCCAAAATCAGGAAAGAAAGACGGACACTGCGGCATTTAGTTCATAAAACTATCAACCCCAATCTTAACACAAAACTGACAATTCAAGACATTATTTGTCGCTATGTTGGAACAGTAAAAGGCTTGGATTTATTGCCAGGAGATATTGATTTATATGATGAATTTTTAGTTTCTGAAATGCTTCACGAAAAAGCTTTAAAAGAAGGTAGAACAGATTTTTCTGAAGTTTGGAAAGAATTTGAAAAAGATTTAATCAAAAGCATTTTAGAACCTGTAATGAATGACTATGATTTCATCATTATGGATTGCGCCCCTGGTTATAACCTGATAACTCGTAGTGGGATTATGGCTTGTAATTTTTATGTGCTACCTGCGCGACCAGAACCTTTATCAGTCGTGGGAATTCAACTTCTAGAAAGACGCATCGCCAAACTCAAAGAATCTCATGAAATAGACACCAAAGCCATAAATCTTAAGCTGCTAGGAATTGTCTTCATTATGTCAGGCGGGTTGATTGGCAGATATTATAACCAAGTTATTCAGCGAGTTAATGAAGATTTTACCCCTGTACAACTCTTCAAAACGCGCATCCCCCAAGATGTGAATGTTTCCAAAGCAGTTGATAGTTTTCTCCCAGTAGTTCTTGCATCTCCAAGTACATCTGGTTCTAAAGCTTTTTTCAAGTTGACCCAAGAGTTTTTGTATAAACTGCAAATTTATGGCAGTTTGTATGAAGCTTCTAAAACCAAGATGAATTTGTCAAAGTTAGATTGA
- a CDS encoding ParA family protein — MGFNPDHCRNESEVESKLIVQYLLPQLGYTPDTWHQEVTFGKIRLDFLAFASQNIPFILDANSPLSVVMEAKHPSENLDKHIRRLTTYLISLNVRHGLLTNGKEIRIFRIREKTANLVFHCSGREVESKIDEIRYLIGKDSLNLNQSKIASSIQKTLPDLFDIPPSPQIIPETQRQHTVKTIAVYHNKGGVGKTTTVVNLAAAIRKQGKKVLVIDLDSQANTTFAAGLAKFEDEELDDIKDCNIRHVLQSEDFYSITEVAKKSQFNDPEIDVVPAHISLMEYEFELNSLDYSKLILIQKLKEVENNYDVVIIDTPPSLNLYARIGLITADYLIIPSDLKPFANQGLLNVKNFVKQINGFKKMTNKAPLQVLGVLPCKISTNSRFVQYTLPKRLEIIPRRYEFKVMDTVIYEREELAKCIEQVQIVGNLDIPDPRSVFDFRPDSSSAQEFELLAREVLQAIGIKK; from the coding sequence TTGGGCTTTAATCCTGATCATTGTCGCAACGAAAGTGAAGTTGAAAGTAAACTGATTGTTCAGTATCTCCTACCGCAGTTAGGATACACGCCTGATACATGGCATCAAGAAGTTACATTTGGCAAAATCCGTTTAGATTTTTTAGCATTCGCCAGCCAAAATATCCCGTTTATTTTAGATGCCAACTCGCCTTTAAGTGTTGTGATGGAAGCAAAACATCCATCAGAAAACCTAGATAAACATATTCGTAGGCTTACAACATACTTAATAAGTTTGAATGTGAGACATGGATTACTAACCAATGGTAAAGAAATCAGGATATTTCGGATCAGGGAAAAAACTGCTAATTTAGTATTCCATTGTTCAGGTAGGGAAGTAGAAAGCAAAATTGATGAAATAAGATATTTAATTGGCAAAGATAGTCTTAACCTAAATCAGAGTAAAATAGCTTCATCAATTCAAAAAACTCTCCCTGATTTATTCGATATCCCACCCAGTCCGCAGATCATTCCTGAAACTCAAAGGCAACATACTGTGAAAACAATTGCGGTTTACCACAATAAAGGTGGCGTAGGCAAGACAACAACTGTAGTTAACCTAGCAGCAGCCATTAGAAAACAAGGCAAAAAAGTCCTTGTGATTGATTTAGATAGCCAAGCTAACACAACCTTTGCCGCAGGATTGGCAAAGTTTGAGGATGAAGAATTAGATGATATCAAAGATTGCAATATTCGTCATGTATTGCAGTCAGAAGACTTTTATTCAATTACAGAAGTCGCTAAAAAATCTCAGTTTAATGATCCTGAAATTGATGTAGTTCCTGCACACATTAGTTTAATGGAATATGAATTTGAACTAAACAGCTTAGATTATAGCAAACTCATTCTGATTCAAAAGTTGAAAGAAGTTGAAAACAATTATGATGTCGTAATTATTGATACGCCTCCTTCATTAAATTTGTATGCCAGAATTGGTTTAATTACGGCTGATTATTTAATTATCCCTTCAGACCTGAAACCATTTGCTAATCAAGGTTTATTAAATGTTAAAAATTTCGTTAAGCAAATTAATGGCTTTAAAAAGATGACTAATAAAGCCCCCCTTCAAGTATTGGGTGTTCTTCCTTGCAAAATTTCTACTAATTCTAGATTTGTACAATATACTTTACCAAAACGGCTGGAGATAATTCCTAGACGTTACGAGTTTAAGGTAATGGATACTGTGATATATGAAAGAGAGGAATTAGCCAAGTGCATTGAGCAAGTTCAAATTGTTGGTAATTTGGACATACCAGATCCTCGATCTGTATTTGATTTTAGACCAGATTCTTCCTCGGCTCAAGAATTTGAGTTATTAGCAAGGGAAGTTTTGCAAGCAATAGGGATTAAGAAATGA
- a CDS encoding ParB N-terminal domain-containing protein, whose amino-acid sequence MKLATSLVPVKKISSPVERSNFDENALSNTAKLILQAEGIINPLIVRRINLESYEVVEGHFEYYAAVRAREIEPRKGEMIGAFIIEPENETLLIEQAKYFRNRESDQAAGKIPMEPSAVVAEIITSSNNGIKEVTSQLQQIEKSLNEQLKKIENKVDQVLKKLNEELDIETANKSEIEEIMGNKKQGDAVWRAREYLKEQGRQINKENFKKVTKAPDKIKYFAKGTYEKLILVVNIPD is encoded by the coding sequence ATGAAATTAGCGACTTCTTTAGTACCAGTAAAGAAAATTAGTTCTCCTGTTGAGCGTTCCAATTTTGATGAGAATGCTTTAAGTAATACAGCTAAGTTGATCTTACAAGCTGAAGGCATAATTAACCCTTTAATTGTTCGGAGAATTAATTTAGAATCTTATGAGGTTGTTGAGGGACACTTTGAATATTATGCTGCTGTAAGAGCAAGGGAAATAGAGCCTCGCAAAGGAGAGATGATTGGCGCGTTTATTATTGAGCCAGAAAATGAAACATTGCTTATAGAACAAGCGAAATATTTTAGAAACCGAGAATCTGATCAGGCTGCTGGTAAAATTCCAATGGAACCATCCGCAGTAGTAGCGGAAATAATTACTTCTAGCAATAACGGCATAAAAGAAGTAACAAGTCAGCTTCAACAAATTGAAAAATCTTTGAATGAGCAATTAAAAAAGATTGAAAATAAAGTTGATCAAGTATTAAAGAAACTTAACGAAGAATTAGATATAGAAACAGCGAATAAATCAGAAATTGAAGAAATCATGGGAAATAAAAAGCAAGGGGACGCTGTTTGGAGAGCTAGAGAATATTTGAAAGAGCAAGGTAGGCAAATTAATAAAGAGAACTTTAAAAAAGTTACAAAAGCGCCAGATAAAATTAAATATTTTGCCAAGGGAACTTACGAGAAATTAATTTTAGTGGTAAATATTCCAGATTGA